In Clostridium swellfunianum, a genomic segment contains:
- a CDS encoding serine/threonine-protein kinase: protein MLNPGHILDGKYEIINVLGQGGMSTVYLCRNNRLGNLWAVKEVSSELKKKMDFLAEPNILKNLQHSGILRIVDIFYEEDNLYIVEDYIQGKTLKEYIDYNGPLTSDAVMQITLELCSILDYLHSLNPPIIYRDLKPSNIMIKPDNKVVLIDFGIARTYKDGQEGDTIILGSRGYIAPEQLVNVQSNAQTDIYSLGATMFFMLTGKSIDMPTELMFDENYPESADKKLIRIIKTAASIVPTDRFGSVKEIMKEINAAISDLEYKKTSFMIFSNTEVKPPKSSNNANKKPRKKTKFIIITVLALIIGLVLLLTFLLNNKESKNKASNNPSTPKAIEKTEPKSETKPEVQPPKEVIEKDAIVRGILYSKKPILLSTSSNSGKGKNKDKDDNKKLHVQFTLNPAASVSNSKLSVVLPQVQVIEDDVIAVLNLENLGAGDIKLDLNKTYLINGKNEAVKSYNPNSTNLLAIPQGTGKQELKLYFKDFDFEGNSCTLKTVLTSREDKNIDLYIDIK, encoded by the coding sequence ATGCTAAATCCAGGACATATACTAGATGGAAAATACGAAATAATAAACGTTTTAGGACAAGGCGGAATGAGTACCGTTTATCTATGCAGAAATAATCGTTTAGGTAACTTGTGGGCTGTTAAAGAGGTAAGCAGTGAATTAAAAAAGAAGATGGACTTTCTTGCAGAGCCAAATATACTTAAGAATTTGCAGCATTCTGGCATCTTAAGAATCGTTGATATATTTTATGAAGAAGATAACTTGTATATAGTTGAAGACTATATACAAGGCAAAACTTTAAAAGAATATATAGATTATAATGGTCCATTAACTTCAGATGCAGTTATGCAAATCACCTTAGAGCTTTGCAGTATTTTAGATTATCTTCATAGTCTTAATCCACCAATTATATATCGTGACTTAAAACCATCAAATATAATGATTAAGCCCGATAACAAAGTAGTGCTTATTGACTTTGGTATAGCGCGTACCTACAAAGACGGTCAGGAAGGTGATACTATAATTTTAGGTTCAAGAGGCTACATAGCTCCTGAGCAGTTGGTGAATGTTCAATCAAATGCCCAGACTGATATTTATTCCTTAGGTGCAACTATGTTTTTTATGCTAACAGGAAAATCTATAGACATGCCTACTGAACTAATGTTTGATGAGAATTATCCAGAGTCCGCAGATAAAAAGTTAATTAGAATAATTAAAACAGCCGCTTCCATAGTGCCTACAGACCGTTTTGGAAGCGTAAAAGAAATAATGAAAGAAATAAATGCTGCTATTTCTGACTTGGAATACAAAAAAACAAGCTTTATGATTTTCAGCAATACCGAAGTGAAGCCTCCTAAGTCTTCTAATAATGCTAATAAGAAACCTAGGAAGAAAACTAAATTTATCATAATAACAGTACTTGCTTTAATAATTGGTTTAGTTTTGCTGCTAACCTTTCTTCTAAACAATAAAGAATCCAAAAATAAAGCTTCTAATAATCCTTCTACGCCAAAGGCTATTGAGAAAACAGAACCAAAATCTGAAACAAAACCTGAAGTACAACCGCCAAAAGAAGTTATTGAAAAAGATGCTATAGTTAGAGGAATTTTATACAGTAAAAAACCTATACTACTAAGCACTAGTTCCAATTCTGGCAAAGGTAAAAACAAGGATAAAGACGATAATAAGAAACTGCATGTACAGTTTACTTTAAATCCTGCTGCATCTGTGTCTAATTCAAAGCTTTCTGTAGTTCTTCCACAGGTTCAGGTTATAGAGGATGATGTCATAGCAGTTTTAAATTTAGAAAATTTAGGTGCTGGAGACATTAAGCTAGATCTTAACAAAACTTATCTTATAAATGGCAAAAATGAAGCAGTAAAAAGCTATAACCCAAATTCTACAAATCTCCTAGCCATTCCTCAAGGCACTGGAAAACAAGAGCTTAAACTCTATTTTAAAGACTTTGATTTTGAAGGAAACAGCTGTACTCTGAAAACAGTTTTAACTTCTAGAGAAGATAAGAATATAGATTTGTATATTGATATAAAGTAA
- a CDS encoding DUF3298 domain-containing protein, which yields MGHRRKPALITDVKVESPGLNLTYPKVSGLKHKSAESGINRYIKKEVHKILKGEGYGKDENKKFTGGYTVKLNRRGTLSINIEVYHHVKGEEKGITIRKTINISLKDARVYYLNDLFSRKLKKSKVIGILNDIIRNQATFQSADLIGEFDGVDLNQSYFLTEDSIVIYLDNEQIKSSECGFPEFEIPFSEIEDIINSKGPIGRLLRDRDENLNNEETADE from the coding sequence GTGGGACATAGAAGAAAGCCTGCATTAATTACAGATGTTAAAGTTGAAAGTCCTGGTCTAAACCTGACATATCCCAAGGTCAGCGGACTCAAGCATAAAAGTGCTGAGTCTGGCATTAATAGATATATCAAAAAAGAAGTTCACAAGATACTTAAAGGCGAGGGCTATGGAAAAGATGAAAATAAGAAATTTACAGGTGGCTATACTGTCAAGCTTAATAGAAGAGGGACTCTAAGTATTAATATTGAAGTTTATCATCATGTAAAAGGAGAAGAAAAGGGAATAACTATAAGAAAGACCATCAATATAAGCTTAAAGGATGCAAGAGTATATTACTTGAACGATTTATTCAGCAGGAAGTTAAAGAAATCTAAGGTAATTGGAATATTGAATGATATAATTAGGAACCAGGCAACTTTTCAATCTGCTGATCTAATTGGAGAGTTTGATGGAGTTGATCTTAATCAAAGTTACTTCCTGACAGAAGATTCTATAGTTATATATTTAGATAATGAACAGATTAAGTCTTCAGAATGTGGATTTCCTGAATTTGAGATACCTTTTTCAGAGATTGAGGATATAATAAATAGCAAGGGACCAATTGGGAGACTCCTAAGAGATAGAGATGAAAACCTAAATAACGAAGAAACAGCAGACGAGTAA
- a CDS encoding M3 family oligoendopeptidase, whose translation MKFSEFQYKRPNIKELETCFDELLRDFNNAESLESQSSVMEKINELRNEFESMSQIVGIRHTIDTTDKYYEEEQTFFDENTPIYQGLVSNYYSSLVNSKFRTGLEDKWGKQLFNIAELTIKTFSPEIIEDLQLENKLSSEYTKLMASAKIMFEGEERNLSQLAPFQISTDRDMRVKANKAKYGFMIENEQKLDEIYDGLVKVRDKIAKKLGYENFVALGYDRMLRADYNSEMVANFRKQVKEYIVPTATELRERQRVRLGLDELKYYDERFSFKTGNAKPKGDPEFILNCGNQMYNELSAETKEFFDFMVENELMDLVSKRGKAGGGYCTFISKYKSPFIFSNFNGTSGDVDVLTHEAGHAFQVFSSRNYEIPEYNFPTYEACEIHSMSMEFFTYPWMNLFFKSDVDKYKFSHLAEALLFIPYGVTVDEFQHYVYENPEATPAERKHAWREIEKKYLPHRDYADNDYLERGSWWHQQGHIFGSPFYYIDYTLAQICAFQFFKKASDNRENAWNDYLTLCKAGGSDSFVGLVKLANLISPFEDGCISSIIGHIENELNSIDDAKL comes from the coding sequence ATGAAATTTAGCGAGTTCCAATATAAAAGACCAAATATTAAAGAATTGGAAACCTGCTTCGATGAACTTTTAAGAGACTTTAATAATGCTGAAAGCCTTGAGTCTCAAAGCTCAGTTATGGAAAAAATAAATGAGCTTAGAAATGAATTTGAATCAATGTCCCAAATAGTAGGCATTCGTCATACTATCGATACAACAGATAAGTATTACGAGGAAGAGCAAACCTTCTTCGATGAAAATACTCCTATATATCAAGGCTTAGTTTCAAATTATTATAGTTCTTTAGTTAACTCCAAATTCAGAACTGGACTTGAAGACAAATGGGGAAAGCAGCTTTTTAATATTGCTGAACTGACTATTAAAACTTTCTCACCAGAAATAATAGAAGACCTTCAGCTTGAAAACAAGCTTTCCAGCGAATACACAAAACTTATGGCTTCTGCTAAAATAATGTTCGAAGGCGAAGAAAGAAATCTTTCACAACTTGCTCCCTTTCAAATATCAACTGACAGAGATATGAGAGTAAAAGCAAATAAAGCAAAGTACGGCTTCATGATTGAAAATGAGCAAAAGCTAGATGAGATTTATGATGGGCTTGTTAAGGTTAGAGATAAGATTGCTAAAAAGCTTGGATATGAAAATTTTGTAGCTCTTGGATATGACCGTATGTTAAGAGCAGATTACAATTCTGAAATGGTTGCAAACTTCAGAAAGCAAGTTAAAGAGTACATAGTTCCCACAGCTACAGAGCTTAGGGAAAGACAAAGAGTACGTCTAGGACTAGATGAACTCAAATATTACGATGAACGCTTCAGCTTTAAAACTGGAAATGCTAAACCTAAGGGAGATCCAGAATTCATATTAAACTGTGGTAATCAAATGTATAATGAATTATCAGCTGAGACAAAAGAATTTTTCGACTTTATGGTTGAAAACGAGCTTATGGATTTAGTAAGCAAAAGAGGAAAAGCCGGAGGCGGATACTGTACCTTTATAAGCAAATACAAATCTCCGTTTATATTTTCAAATTTCAATGGAACTTCAGGCGATGTAGATGTATTAACTCACGAAGCTGGTCATGCTTTCCAAGTGTTCAGCAGTAGAAATTACGAGATTCCTGAGTATAATTTTCCAACCTATGAAGCCTGTGAAATTCATTCCATGAGTATGGAATTTTTCACTTACCCTTGGATGAATTTATTCTTTAAGAGTGATGTTGATAAGTACAAGTTCTCTCACCTTGCTGAAGCACTTTTATTTATACCTTATGGAGTTACTGTTGATGAATTTCAACACTATGTATATGAAAATCCAGAGGCAACTCCTGCTGAAAGAAAACATGCTTGGAGGGAAATTGAAAAGAAATATCTTCCTCACAGAGACTATGCAGATAATGATTACTTAGAAAGAGGCAGCTGGTGGCATCAACAAGGCCATATATTCGGTTCTCCATTTTATTATATAGATTATACGCTTGCTCAAATCTGCGCCTTCCAATTCTTTAAAAAAGCCAGCGATAATAGGGAAAATGCTTGGAATGATTATTTAACACTTTGCAAGGCAGGGGGAAGCGATTCGTTTGTGGGCTTAGTTAAGCTTGCAAACCTTATATCGCCTTTCGAAGATGGCTGTATAAGTTCTATCATAGGACATATAGAAAATGAGTTAAATAGTATTGATGATGCAAAACTATAA
- a CDS encoding TspO/MBR family protein, with protein MLNPFKVNGKKNILALIISIVLAEGIGFLSSYIGMTDTKSYESLIKPAFAPPGWVFAVVWPILYLLMGIAAYRIWMKGREGADTRKALILYSIQLFLNFMWTIIFFRWRLIGLAFFELMLLLIFILLTTFEFFKFDKLAGIIMIPYILWVSFAGVLNFTLWMLNNM; from the coding sequence GTGTTAAATCCTTTTAAGGTGAACGGTAAAAAGAATATTTTAGCTCTAATAATAAGTATAGTCTTAGCAGAAGGTATAGGTTTTTTAAGCAGTTACATAGGTATGACAGATACGAAGTCCTATGAGAGTTTAATAAAGCCTGCCTTTGCTCCACCAGGATGGGTGTTTGCTGTGGTATGGCCCATTTTGTATCTTTTAATGGGAATAGCGGCCTACAGAATTTGGATGAAGGGAAGAGAAGGTGCAGATACTAGAAAAGCTTTAATCTTATACAGTATTCAGCTGTTTTTAAACTTCATGTGGACTATTATATTCTTCAGATGGAGACTTATAGGTCTGGCATTTTTTGAACTTATGCTTCTCCTAATTTTCATACTGCTAACAACCTTTGAGTTTTTTAAATTTGACAAGCTAGCAGGTATTATAATGATTCCGTACATACTTTGGGTATCCTTTGCAGGAGTTCTTAACTTTACACTATGGATGTTAAATAATATGTAA
- a CDS encoding APC family permease translates to MEQNNNLKKDLGLFIATALVTGNMMGSGIFMLPATLAGKAGPGATMSAWLMTAFGSILLALCFASLSRRLPKTGGPYEYSKAAFGEFSGFMNAWLYWNGSWIGNAAVVIAVSSYAGKLIPAIGSSNLGAFIFATAVLWIFTLVNIIGVRMAGKIQTAITVFEIVLFLFFIISAALHFDINNITPMFPQGKGMETMPAAATLTLWSFVGLESSSIAAGEIRDPQKNVARSTIIGISIAAIMYMAINFFAMGALSQANLEASKAPIADILTQYYGSGMVQFITLGIVVSILGTTIGWLLSTARVAFAAGEDGVFPSFFKKVHPRFKTPHISLIVGSVLVNILLLMNYANNKTLVSAFNFTILLATLSFLPVYATTAAAELKYILKEGKRFNLLTGIKTFFIPVSALIYSGWAIYGSGLEAVLYGLLLAVLGIPVYAYMKYKNKTTNSESSKTAA, encoded by the coding sequence ATGGAACAAAATAATAATTTAAAAAAGGACTTAGGTCTTTTTATAGCAACGGCTTTAGTAACAGGGAACATGATGGGGTCTGGAATATTTATGCTGCCTGCAACTTTGGCAGGAAAGGCAGGTCCGGGTGCAACAATGTCAGCCTGGCTTATGACGGCCTTTGGGTCTATACTTCTAGCTTTATGCTTTGCAAGCCTTAGCAGAAGATTACCTAAAACAGGGGGGCCTTATGAGTATTCTAAAGCAGCCTTTGGCGAGTTTTCAGGCTTTATGAATGCTTGGCTTTATTGGAACGGTTCATGGATAGGAAACGCAGCTGTAGTTATTGCAGTGTCAAGCTATGCTGGTAAGCTTATTCCAGCAATAGGCAGCAGTAATCTTGGAGCATTTATATTTGCCACAGCAGTTTTATGGATATTTACACTAGTTAATATAATAGGCGTTAGAATGGCTGGGAAAATACAAACAGCTATAACAGTTTTTGAAATAGTGTTATTCTTATTCTTTATAATCTCAGCTGCTCTGCACTTTGATATTAATAATATAACTCCGATGTTCCCTCAAGGCAAAGGAATGGAAACTATGCCTGCAGCTGCAACTTTAACTTTATGGTCCTTTGTCGGATTGGAAAGTTCTTCTATAGCAGCAGGAGAAATAAGAGACCCTCAGAAGAATGTAGCAAGAAGTACTATAATAGGTATATCTATAGCAGCAATAATGTATATGGCCATTAACTTTTTTGCAATGGGAGCATTGTCACAAGCAAATCTTGAAGCAAGTAAGGCACCAATAGCAGATATATTAACTCAGTATTATGGAAGTGGAATGGTTCAATTTATCACATTGGGAATAGTTGTAAGCATACTTGGAACAACTATTGGATGGCTATTATCTACAGCTAGAGTTGCTTTTGCAGCAGGAGAGGATGGAGTATTTCCAAGCTTCTTTAAAAAAGTTCATCCAAGATTTAAGACACCGCATATTTCACTTATTGTAGGTTCAGTGTTAGTAAATATATTATTGCTCATGAATTATGCTAATAATAAAACTTTAGTTTCAGCCTTTAACTTTACAATACTTTTAGCAACACTTTCCTTCCTGCCTGTATATGCAACTACAGCAGCCGCTGAATTAAAATATATATTAAAAGAGGGAAAGAGATTTAATCTGTTAACTGGAATTAAAACTTTCTTTATACCTGTATCTGCCCTTATATATTCAGGTTGGGCAATTTATGGTTCAGGCTTGGAAGCTGTGTTATATGGACTGCTTCTAGCTGTACTTGGAATCCCAGTATATGCTTATATGAAGTATAAAAATAAAACAACAAACAGTGAAAGCAGTAAGACTGCAGCTTAA
- a CDS encoding spore coat protein has product MNNKLTEKDLMHDLLATEKQVISAYSTGITETSCPNLRDTLVTNFKNAQDTQYKVFDAMRQKGWYPIKDAQDADVQKAKDDANTMANELM; this is encoded by the coding sequence ATGAATAACAAGCTTACTGAAAAAGACCTAATGCATGATTTATTAGCTACTGAAAAACAAGTTATTTCTGCTTACAGTACAGGAATAACTGAAACTTCATGTCCAAATCTTAGAGATACTCTTGTTACCAACTTTAAAAATGCTCAGGATACTCAATATAAAGTATTCGATGCAATGAGACAAAAGGGCTGGTATCCAATAAAGGATGCTCAAGATGCTGATGTGCAAAAAGCTAAAGATGATGCTAACACAATGGCAAATGAGTTAATGTAA
- a CDS encoding anti-sigma factor domain-containing protein, with protein MKSSTGIVMEIHKRQASIMTNNGQFLKVKLGKQIPSVGEIYTGEILVKTPYHKYAAAAASLVFVLLSGTVSYAYYTPTASVVVNINPSIELKVNRWDRILKTIPLNDDGKVVLASIDIKNKSLTEGLDLIVDEAKKDNFINEDYIQSGKTITVSVEKSKSNKKPDISRFEEYAKKNNLKVNVIKSKDAQPESLDNENKASTPASDKQNKNIDNENKQPNNSEENNKNKEVKKPDANSDAPNSPKDKNKDNEGNGNKNDNNNSNSSSSNWKNQDLISNQPNSTNGKNSNKNGDKSKTKDDSKDNQNNQKNESKGKN; from the coding sequence ATGAAAAGTAGCACCGGAATCGTTATGGAGATTCATAAAAGACAGGCTTCTATAATGACTAACAACGGTCAATTTTTAAAAGTTAAATTAGGTAAACAAATTCCAAGTGTAGGGGAAATATATACTGGCGAAATTTTAGTAAAGACGCCTTATCATAAATATGCCGCAGCTGCAGCTTCTTTAGTGTTTGTTTTGTTATCTGGTACTGTAAGTTATGCCTACTACACACCCACAGCTTCAGTTGTAGTTAACATAAATCCATCTATTGAGCTTAAGGTAAACAGATGGGATAGAATTCTAAAAACTATACCGTTAAACGATGATGGCAAAGTGGTATTAGCTTCTATAGACATAAAAAACAAGTCCCTTACCGAAGGATTAGATTTGATAGTAGACGAGGCAAAAAAAGATAATTTTATAAATGAGGATTATATTCAAAGTGGTAAAACCATAACAGTTTCAGTTGAAAAATCTAAATCTAATAAAAAACCAGATATATCTAGGTTTGAGGAGTATGCTAAGAAAAACAACCTAAAGGTTAATGTAATAAAGTCAAAAGACGCTCAACCTGAGTCCTTAGATAATGAAAATAAAGCTTCAACTCCGGCGTCAGACAAACAGAACAAGAATATTGATAACGAAAATAAACAGCCAAACAATTCTGAGGAAAACAATAAAAATAAAGAAGTTAAAAAACCTGATGCTAATAGTGATGCCCCAAACTCTCCAAAGGATAAAAATAAAGATAATGAGGGCAATGGTAATAAAAATGACAATAACAATTCCAACTCAAGTTCAAGCAATTGGAAAAATCAAGACCTTATTAGCAATCAGCCTAATTCTACTAATGGAAAAAACAGTAATAAAAATGGTGACAAAAGCAAAACGAAGGATGATTCTAAAGACAATCAAAACAATCAAAAGAATGAATCTAAAGGCAAAAATTAA
- the sigI gene encoding RNA polymerase sigma-I factor, whose translation MDTKVLSLTNRDTFIEENKAFIYSTAFNICKRRLSWENDDELSLSLIAFNNACDSYNKDKGNFYSYAKVIIRNALIDYFRKMSRTPYVTFDSEEDDMQYIEYKTSMDNYELQTENKNRAEEIALFSKELKEYKLDFNSLVDASPSHKDTRDSLLNLAFSCAKEESILNYVKQKRLLPVKEIMLLTGSNRKLIEKWRKYILILILILSTDEYPYIKSYLNIKVGENNEK comes from the coding sequence ATGGATACTAAAGTGTTGTCTCTCACAAATAGAGATACCTTTATAGAAGAGAATAAGGCTTTCATATACAGTACTGCCTTTAATATATGTAAAAGAAGGCTGTCCTGGGAAAATGACGACGAGCTTTCCCTTTCTCTCATCGCCTTTAATAACGCCTGTGACAGCTATAACAAGGATAAGGGAAACTTCTATAGCTATGCTAAGGTAATAATAAGAAATGCCTTAATTGATTATTTTAGAAAGATGAGCAGAACACCTTATGTAACCTTTGACAGTGAAGAAGATGATATGCAGTATATAGAGTATAAAACTTCCATGGATAATTACGAACTTCAAACTGAAAATAAAAACCGTGCAGAAGAAATTGCTTTATTTTCAAAGGAACTTAAAGAGTACAAGCTTGATTTTAATTCCTTGGTTGATGCATCACCATCTCACAAAGATACTAGAGATTCTTTACTAAATCTTGCTTTTAGTTGTGCAAAGGAAGAAAGTATTTTAAACTATGTAAAGCAAAAAAGACTTTTACCTGTTAAGGAAATAATGCTTTTAACGGGAAGCAATAGAAAGCTTATAGAAAAGTGGAGAAAATACATTTTAATTTTAATTTTAATACTTTCAACCGATGAATATCCATATATAAAATCGTACTTAAATATAAAGGTAGGTGAAAATAATGAAAAGTAG
- a CDS encoding DUF5667 domain-containing protein, with product MKKVAILVASVLVLGSFSTRALAAGTDTQTVKSEETSISFKDEAGITPDSLLYTIDQAVDKLRVMLAGSGEKKTEIIADIATERLGESEVMTEEGKTELAEKAIEEYNEKITEAIDKLKEVVNDAEIVKEENTDEKLQQSVEDLTKAIQNVQDKSLEVLNNLQGKISDEAADVVDKVVEEQSAKKVAVANFVKERHEFNAVKKALNMAKVEVKKLEKSGDEEAIKKAQEELTKNQQAYMTAKTELQAAFSAKQAVVKGETKTEEPSTTVEQNNSAVETAAGAETKDSNVISADQNTTTTQTTGYVKTNNGNGNGNSSKEKSVKVDKEDDKNEKQDKENKKEDKSAPGKSAEEHGKSNQSNGKNK from the coding sequence ATGAAAAAAGTAGCAATTCTAGTTGCATCCGTATTAGTACTAGGAAGTTTCAGCACAAGGGCTTTAGCAGCAGGAACTGACACACAGACTGTAAAGTCCGAAGAAACATCAATAAGCTTTAAGGACGAAGCAGGTATAACTCCTGATAGTTTATTGTATACTATAGACCAGGCTGTTGACAAATTGAGAGTAATGCTAGCAGGAAGCGGAGAAAAGAAAACTGAGATTATTGCTGATATCGCAACGGAAAGACTTGGTGAAAGCGAAGTAATGACTGAAGAAGGAAAAACAGAGTTAGCTGAGAAAGCAATTGAAGAGTACAATGAAAAAATTACTGAAGCAATCGATAAGCTTAAAGAGGTAGTTAATGATGCTGAGATTGTGAAGGAAGAAAACACTGATGAAAAGCTTCAGCAAAGCGTAGAGGATTTGACTAAAGCTATTCAAAATGTTCAAGATAAGTCTCTAGAAGTATTAAACAATCTTCAGGGAAAAATTTCTGACGAAGCAGCTGATGTTGTAGATAAGGTTGTAGAAGAGCAAAGCGCTAAGAAAGTAGCTGTTGCAAATTTTGTTAAGGAAAGACATGAGTTTAATGCAGTAAAAAAAGCTTTAAATATGGCAAAAGTAGAAGTTAAAAAGCTTGAAAAATCTGGAGATGAAGAAGCGATTAAAAAAGCTCAAGAAGAATTAACTAAAAATCAACAGGCATATATGACAGCGAAAACTGAGCTTCAAGCTGCTTTTAGTGCAAAGCAAGCAGTGGTAAAGGGTGAAACTAAAACAGAAGAACCATCTACTACAGTTGAACAAAATAACAGTGCAGTAGAAACTGCAGCAGGAGCAGAAACTAAAGACAGCAATGTAATCTCAGCTGATCAAAATACCACAACAACTCAAACTACAGGTTATGTTAAAACAAACAACGGTAATGGTAACGGTAACAGTAGTAAAGAAAAATCCGTTAAAGTAGATAAAGAAGACGATAAGAATGAGAAACAGGATAAGGAAAATAAGAAGGAAGATAAATCAGCTCCTGGAAAGTCTGCAGAAGAGCACGGTAAATCAAACCAATCAAACGGAAAGAACAAATAG